AAAAATAGAGTTTGATTTAGTATTTTCTTCTCCACAAGAGAGAGCAATCCAAACGGCAGAGATTGTGAGTGGGAAAGAAGTCTTAATAGATAATAGGATTGACGTTTTTGATTTAGGAGAGGCTGATGGATTAAATGTAAGTGAAGTCAAAATGGCTGGTCCTGTGCCTGATCCAAGTGTTTATAAAGGTGTAGAAGATAAAAATAGGTTTGCTGAAAGAGTATTTGCCTTTATGAGTGAACTAGAAAATACGTATGGAGAAAAAGAATTTAATATTCTTTTATGTGGTCATAGATGTACGACAGGTTGTATAGGAGCATATTTTGATGGAATTCCTAAGGATGATAACATTGTACAATATTCATCCGATAATGGAGATTATAAAATATTCAATTTTAAATAATTTAATGATGAGTATGGTACTACAAAAATATAGTACTATTTTTTTATTTAATGATGGTTAAATTATAGATAAGTTTTATACAAATAAAATTGAAATGATGGAAAACAAAATGCCAAACATATTATTACTGAAGGGAGTTTGCAAATGTTTAAATCATATTTGAAGTTATTTACTTTATATCTTTTATCAATATTATTACTAAGTCCCTTTTATTTCTTTCTATTTTTTGAATCATTTAAGGTTGGTATGACGGATGGCATGGAAAATTATTATATCCCATATTTATCTATTATTTTTACTGGTTTTTTTGCAATCACGGCTATACCACTTTTGATAAGCTTAAAGAAATTATCAGAAATTAGAAATAAAGAAAAATATATAGTTTATGTTGTAGCTGCACTGGGAATGTGTCTAATTAGTTTTGTTATTTTTAACATTCCAGATTAGCTGGTACCTGTTCTATTACATTAAACGACTATCAAAAGATGGGAGATATAGAATATTCTACACAAATCAAGGATGCTATAAATCAGTATTACAAAGTTAGTGATAATTATAATCGGTGATCACTATAGCACGTCAATATATGGTATTTATTTCTAATACTTCTTTTTTAGTTTGTCTGATTTTTCTTTTCGTTTCTCTACATTACTCCAACTTAAGTGTATAATAGAAAATTGTTACGGAACAGGTATGAGTATATTTGTAATTTGGCGACCGTAGAGGATGGAAACGTGTTATACAAAAAAAGTACGCACAATCCTTAATGAATACAGATGATTTTGAAGGTTATATCACATTAATAAATATAACTCAGGTAGCTGAACCCTTATCAGTAAAACATGGAGAAAAAGACATTTGTATTGTTGACAATGGTTATATGTGGCTTCAACAATTTCCTTTAAAAGAAAAGCATTCAGTTAAGACAATGTTTAATTCTAATGGAGAAATAGTTCAGTGGTACATAGTGACCAGGTCATAGATATATGTAATAGAAATGGAATAGAAAATGGTGTTCCTTGGATAGAAGATTTATTTATAGATATTGTGGTTTTACCATCAGGAGAAGTTGAACAACTCGATGAGGATGAACTTAAAGAGGCATATCAAAGTGGCTTTATTGATAAGCGTCTATTTGATACGGCTTGGAATGAAGCAAATAAAATAAATAAACTGATTCAAGATGATGATTTTAAATTGATCAAATTAGCGAAAAATCATAAACAAATCTTAGAGAAAGAACTCAGGTAGTTATATCGGAGGTATATAATGATAAATATTAATTTCACTCCTTTTCCAGATTTGAGCACAGAACGTCTGGAGCTTAGACAACTTGATATTACAGACAAATATGAAATTTTCGCACTTCGTTCTGATGAAAAGGTTTTGGAGTTTCAAGAAAGAGAAAAATTAAAATCTATTGACGAAGCTTCAAACTTTATCAGCAAGATAAAGAAAGGGATTTCCAACAATGAATGGGTTTTTTGGGCAATTACACAAAAAGTTGATAGTAAATTAGTTGGTGGGATATGCTTATGGAATATTTCTAAAGAATTTTCTAGAGCAGATATTGGATTTGAGTTATTCCCTAACTATCAAGGAAAGGGAATTATGCAAGAAGCAATAACAGCTGTTATTGAATATGGATTTAAAAATATGAAACTAAATTCGATTGTAGCTTTTACTCATATGAACAATTCTAAATCCATTACATTATTGAAAAGAAATAATTTCATTAAAGATGAAAGTTTTAATTCTCATCCGGAGGTAGTTTA
The window above is part of the Chengkuizengella sp. SCS-71B genome. Proteins encoded here:
- a CDS encoding histidine phosphatase family protein — its product is MIYVIRHGQTDLNKKSKMQGRIGLPLNENGVGQAEVLRDKLQKIEFDLVFSSPQERAIQTAEIVSGKEVLIDNRIDVFDLGEADGLNVSEVKMAGPVPDPSVYKGVEDKNRFAERVFAFMSELENTYGEKEFNILLCGHRCTTGCIGAYFDGIPKDDNIVQYSSDNGDYKIFNFK
- a CDS encoding DUF402 domain-containing protein; the protein is MNTDDFEGYITLINITQVAEPLSVKHGEKDICIVDNGYMWLQQFPLKEKHSVKTMFNSNGEIVQWYIVTRS
- a CDS encoding GNAT family N-acetyltransferase — translated: MININFTPFPDLSTERLELRQLDITDKYEIFALRSDEKVLEFQEREKLKSIDEASNFISKIKKGISNNEWVFWAITQKVDSKLVGGICLWNISKEFSRADIGFELFPNYQGKGIMQEAITAVIEYGFKNMKLNSIVAFTHMNNSKSITLLKRNNFIKDESFNSHPEVVYSLKK
- a CDS encoding DUF402 domain-containing protein, which gives rise to MVHSDQVIDICNRNGIENGVPWIEDLFIDIVVLPSGEVEQLDEDELKEAYQSGFIDKRLFDTAWNEANKINKLIQDDDFKLIKLAKNHKQILEKELR